One window of the Posidoniimonas polymericola genome contains the following:
- a CDS encoding cation diffusion facilitator family transporter yields MTDHNTAAELYRDVTRAATLGLAVNLLLGVVKLIGGIIGNSFALVADSVNSLGDVVSTVAVLFAMKVAQRPPDEEHPYGHTRAEGIAASSVALMLIVSAALIGWEALRRFGVQHGYPPMWTLWIAGANIVIKESLFHYKVQVGRRTGSAAIIANAWDHRSDALCALAVLIGLAAIRLGGADYMWADEAASLIVACVIVASGVHLFRSSASELMDVQAHPELVDDIRETALDVPGVMGVDTLWVRKSGLEFFADIHIEVDPQMTVHEGHQIGHRVKDALIERHASLRDVLVHLEPFGED; encoded by the coding sequence GTGACCGACCACAACACCGCCGCCGAGCTGTACCGCGACGTCACCCGCGCCGCCACGCTGGGGCTGGCGGTCAACCTGCTGTTGGGCGTGGTGAAGCTGATCGGCGGGATCATCGGCAACTCGTTCGCGCTGGTGGCCGACTCGGTTAACTCGCTGGGTGATGTGGTCTCGACCGTGGCGGTGCTCTTCGCCATGAAGGTCGCCCAGCGGCCGCCCGACGAAGAGCACCCGTACGGGCACACCCGGGCGGAGGGCATCGCCGCGTCGAGCGTCGCGCTGATGCTGATCGTCTCGGCGGCGTTGATTGGTTGGGAGGCGCTGCGGCGGTTTGGCGTGCAGCACGGCTACCCCCCGATGTGGACGCTGTGGATCGCCGGGGCGAACATCGTGATCAAAGAGAGCCTGTTCCACTACAAGGTGCAGGTCGGCCGGCGGACCGGCTCGGCTGCGATCATCGCCAATGCCTGGGACCACCGCTCCGACGCGTTGTGCGCGCTAGCGGTGCTGATCGGGCTGGCCGCGATCCGCCTCGGCGGGGCTGACTACATGTGGGCGGACGAGGCGGCGTCGCTGATCGTGGCGTGTGTGATTGTCGCCTCGGGAGTGCACCTGTTCCGCTCGAGCGCCAGCGAGCTGATGGACGTGCAGGCCCACCCCGAACTGGTCGACGACATCCGCGAGACTGCCCTCGACGTGCCGGGCGTGATGGGGGTCGACACGCTGTGGGTTCGTAAGAGCGGGCTGGAGTTCTTTGCCGACATCCACATCGAGGTCGACCCCCAGATGACCGTGCACGAGGGCCACCAGATCGGCCACCGCGTTAAGGACGCACTGATCGAGCGGCACGCGTCGCTCCGCGACGTGCTGGTGCACCTGGAGCCGTTTGGGGAAGACTAG
- a CDS encoding hypervirulence associated TUDOR domain-containing protein, protein MSNKYREGQQVKWKWGAGYGHGEVKSRFDRKVTRRIDGQEVTRDGSKENPAYYVTVEDANNVLKLGSELESDA, encoded by the coding sequence ATGAGCAACAAGTACCGAGAAGGTCAGCAGGTCAAGTGGAAGTGGGGCGCCGGATACGGCCACGGCGAGGTGAAGAGCCGCTTCGACCGCAAGGTGACGCGCAGGATCGATGGCCAAGAGGTCACCCGCGACGGCTCCAAGGAAAACCCGGCCTACTACGTCACCGTGGAGGACGCCAACAACGTGTTGAAGCTCGGCAGCGAGCTGGAGTCCGACGCGTGA
- a CDS encoding DUF3891 family protein: MIVSSVEEGWEIVFQRSHGLLAGQIASRFRDEFRPELWTETLQAILSHDDHKQPFDGRHYVTDLGAPKDFTLVSMASEDRVEETRRRILLSHRNHRWCGLLISRHAEQLYGGHEGITSEMQRLLEEERDRRRLVLRQLSKKKAQLELAYQLLRWCDRCSLILVRKQVPAMQRRIEVTHSLQGERHDLWRREDESLAVEPWPFEPDEFTVQSEYRVATRLQFEDDADLINHLDEAEVCAREWVFRRKN, translated from the coding sequence GTGATTGTCTCGAGCGTCGAGGAGGGTTGGGAGATCGTATTCCAGCGATCGCATGGGCTGCTCGCCGGCCAGATAGCCTCGCGGTTTCGAGACGAGTTCCGCCCGGAGCTATGGACCGAGACACTCCAGGCAATCCTCTCGCACGACGACCACAAGCAGCCGTTCGATGGGCGGCACTACGTGACTGACCTCGGCGCACCGAAGGACTTCACGCTGGTCTCGATGGCGTCGGAGGACCGCGTCGAGGAGACCCGTCGCCGCATCTTGCTGAGCCACCGCAACCACCGCTGGTGCGGGCTGCTGATCTCGCGGCACGCCGAGCAGCTCTACGGCGGCCACGAGGGCATCACCAGCGAGATGCAGCGGCTGCTCGAAGAAGAGCGCGACCGCCGGCGCCTGGTGCTGCGTCAGCTCAGCAAGAAGAAGGCCCAACTAGAACTCGCCTACCAGCTGCTGCGGTGGTGCGACCGTTGCTCGCTCATCCTCGTCCGCAAACAGGTCCCCGCGATGCAGCGGCGGATAGAAGTCACCCACTCGCTTCAGGGCGAGCGGCACGACCTGTGGCGCCGCGAGGACGAGTCGCTGGCGGTCGAGCCGTGGCCGTTCGAGCCCGATGAGTTCACAGTTCAGTCGGAGTACCGCGTCGCGACGCGGCTCCAGTTCGAGGACGACGCCGACCTCATCAACCACCTCGACGAGGCCGAGGTCTGCGCACGGGAGTGGGTTTTCCGCAGGAAGAACTGA
- a CDS encoding efflux RND transporter permease subunit produces MHAITARRRPVRGNGRIAAAQRKKGMSIREAAISASQLRFRAILMTAFSSILGFLPLLISSGAGAASRQAVGNAVVGGMIAATASSLLFVPTFFVVFRGLGEWAGRKPKDKSA; encoded by the coding sequence ATGCACGCGATAACCGCACGGCGGCGGCCGGTACGTGGCAATGGCCGTATCGCTGCTGCGCAGCGCAAGAAGGGGATGAGCATCCGCGAGGCGGCGATCTCCGCGTCGCAGCTCCGCTTCCGGGCTATCCTGATGACCGCCTTCAGCTCGATCCTGGGCTTCCTGCCGCTGCTGATCTCCAGCGGCGCCGGCGCCGCCAGCCGCCAGGCGGTCGGCAACGCCGTGGTCGGCGGCATGATCGCCGCGACCGCGTCGTCGCTGCTGTTTGTGCCCACGTTCTTCGTCGTGTTCCGCGGCCTGGGCGAGTGGGCCGGTCGCAAGCCGAAAGACAAGTCGGCGTAG
- a CDS encoding G8 domain-containing protein → MKPELVVRTDSDSEGGTVLVSAIEGGVIEVQYGTDSSLDTKLFDANLIESIVFYGGAGDDRFGNDTSLPSIAYGRGGDDTLVGGSVKDYLIGGDGNDLLQGGAGDDRLEGGQGDDSLLGGAGVDSLIGGDGADYLSGGEGNDLLYGNDGNDLLEGGDGDDLLRGGQGGDRLYGNAGNDQLVGEAGADRIEGGSGDDRLEGGDGNDLLFGEGGVDVLLGEAGDDYLSGGDQNDSLYGSDGNDTLDGGGGDDFMLGGAGNDRLYGRAGDDTIEGNDGADFLQGDAGDDRLLGGGEVDFLYGGSGSDAMFGGDAGDVMMGGAGIDFLYGEAGNDSLNGGDGDDRIIGGVGDDRLFGRAGDDYLEGGDGDDYVEAGDGDDRVLGGPGADYMLGGAGVDSMFGGLGDDQILGEGGADLLYGEADNDSLNGGDGDDRIEGGDGDDRLFGRSGDDYLEGGDGDDYAEGQDGDDRILGGQGNDYLLGGQGVDSLLGEEGNDILDGGDQGDFLYGFDGDDSIVGGDGNDNIYGGPGADRLYGRAGDDYIEGGDGGDYVEAGDGADRVLGGDGNDTLSGGAGANTLVGEAGDDRLIGGVGVDHLYGSSGDDTLYGAEGDDYLDGGAGNDVVFGEQGNDAVRGDDGEDVLVGGAGEDEVEGGAGRDLLLGGEGVDLLRGEAGDDILIGGGLTFEDDAAALRAALATWTSSDGYDARVAGLETPGSLGRIIVGHTVVDDLVSDSMSGGGDQDWYVLASHIGIWNPLGAPQMGHMGHMDMGGGHFTLLSSPPPLEGFELIDSIDTIVDQQANEQAASMAAHMADPSKLREHLALFQLVRYQDVTTMAVRSGSWFDPTVWSDGVVPAAGARVLVPFGTQLVVDGVSKADLATVRVDGELRYATEVDTQLRVETMVVSASGRLVIGEEAAPISGDASARLVFTDPGPIDVSADPFSIGRGLITHGAVTMFGDQKTSFEQTHKPLQQGATRIFLDAAPESWRIGDKIVIAGTELNGQQDEVRVIKYIVSNIVFVDALDYEHVALEPTLGVHVANLSRNIIIESESTEVDRRGHVMFMHNRDVDVHYAGFYNLGRTDKSRALTDPQVDANWNQIPGTGDNPRARYAVHFHRNGVVADTPPAVVQGSVVEGSPGWGFVNHSSYVDISDNVAYGVNGAAFATEEGDEIGSFRGNIAVAITGTGLLPNARANVQDFGHSGDGFWLQGAGVAVTDNVVAGAQGHAFIYYTRGFERGSGITRFLSANLDDPSLAGGDETIDVRFVPIKEFSRNVGYASGAGLKIRYHLRFSEHDATSLVSDSTFWNTLEGVRLPYSARVILKDITVIADDAYNAHTGVGGNRVTESITYDNLRVEGYARGIWMASAGQSVVNGGLFNNISNILVGSAIKPGRSVLITGDPVFLHPADYPISLTANITMWFHNEEYAPAFDYLFNDTTVVLNFGAYSNRRLYFSVQDPDAVPFPAAADHIPAEYVGLTSQQLFDRYGLAIAGRMAPDGLISVNGIAGLL, encoded by the coding sequence GTGAAGCCCGAGCTGGTGGTCCGCACCGACTCCGACAGCGAGGGCGGCACGGTCCTGGTCTCAGCGATCGAGGGCGGCGTCATCGAGGTTCAGTACGGAACCGACAGCTCCCTCGACACGAAGTTGTTCGACGCGAATCTTATCGAATCGATCGTGTTCTACGGCGGCGCGGGCGACGACCGCTTCGGCAACGACACCAGCCTGCCGTCGATTGCGTACGGACGTGGCGGCGATGACACGCTGGTGGGCGGTAGCGTCAAGGACTACCTCATCGGCGGAGACGGGAACGATCTGTTGCAAGGGGGCGCGGGAGACGACCGGCTCGAAGGCGGTCAGGGGGACGACTCCCTGCTAGGCGGCGCAGGCGTCGACTCGCTAATCGGCGGCGATGGCGCCGACTATCTGTCAGGCGGAGAGGGCAACGATCTGCTCTACGGGAACGATGGCAACGACCTGCTGGAGGGAGGGGACGGCGACGATCTGCTCCGCGGGGGCCAGGGCGGCGACCGGCTCTACGGGAACGCGGGCAACGACCAGCTTGTCGGCGAAGCGGGTGCCGACCGCATCGAGGGCGGCTCGGGCGACGACCGGCTCGAAGGCGGCGACGGAAACGACCTGCTCTTCGGCGAGGGGGGCGTCGACGTGCTCCTTGGCGAAGCGGGCGACGACTACCTCTCCGGCGGTGACCAGAACGACTCACTCTACGGCTCCGACGGCAACGACACCCTGGACGGCGGCGGCGGCGACGACTTCATGCTCGGCGGCGCGGGGAACGACCGCTTGTACGGCCGGGCCGGAGACGACACCATCGAAGGAAACGACGGCGCCGACTTCCTCCAAGGGGACGCCGGTGACGATCGACTGCTCGGCGGCGGCGAGGTGGACTTCCTCTACGGCGGTTCCGGTTCGGACGCGATGTTCGGCGGGGACGCTGGCGACGTGATGATGGGCGGCGCCGGCATTGACTTCCTCTACGGGGAAGCGGGGAATGACTCCCTTAACGGCGGCGATGGCGATGACCGCATCATCGGCGGCGTAGGGGACGACCGGCTGTTTGGCCGTGCGGGCGACGACTATCTCGAGGGCGGCGACGGCGACGACTACGTCGAGGCCGGAGATGGCGACGACCGCGTGCTCGGGGGTCCGGGGGCCGACTACATGCTAGGCGGCGCGGGCGTCGACTCGATGTTTGGTGGACTCGGCGACGACCAGATCCTCGGCGAAGGCGGAGCCGACCTCTTGTACGGAGAAGCCGACAACGACTCTCTCAACGGGGGCGACGGCGACGACCGAATCGAGGGCGGCGATGGGGATGACCGTTTGTTTGGCCGCTCGGGCGACGACTACCTCGAGGGCGGAGACGGCGACGACTACGCCGAGGGGCAGGACGGCGACGACCGGATCTTGGGCGGTCAGGGAAACGACTACCTGCTGGGAGGCCAGGGCGTGGACTCGCTGCTGGGCGAAGAGGGCAACGACATCCTTGACGGCGGCGACCAAGGCGACTTCCTGTATGGGTTCGACGGCGACGACTCGATCGTCGGCGGCGACGGCAATGACAACATCTACGGCGGCCCCGGCGCCGACCGGCTGTATGGCCGGGCGGGTGACGACTACATCGAGGGTGGCGACGGTGGCGACTACGTCGAGGCCGGCGATGGCGCCGACAGGGTCTTGGGCGGTGACGGAAACGACACGCTCAGCGGCGGCGCCGGCGCCAACACCCTTGTCGGCGAGGCCGGCGACGACCGCCTAATCGGCGGCGTTGGCGTCGACCACCTCTACGGCTCTTCCGGCGACGACACGCTGTACGGCGCGGAGGGGGATGACTACCTGGACGGCGGCGCTGGCAACGACGTCGTGTTCGGCGAGCAGGGGAACGACGCCGTCCGCGGCGACGACGGCGAAGACGTGCTGGTCGGCGGCGCCGGCGAGGACGAGGTGGAGGGCGGCGCGGGGCGGGACCTCCTGCTCGGCGGCGAAGGGGTCGACCTGCTCCGCGGCGAAGCGGGCGACGACATTCTTATCGGCGGCGGGCTCACCTTCGAGGACGACGCCGCCGCGCTCCGCGCGGCGCTCGCGACGTGGACCTCGTCGGACGGCTACGACGCGCGGGTCGCCGGTTTGGAGACGCCAGGCTCTCTTGGGCGGATCATCGTCGGCCACACGGTTGTCGACGACCTGGTGAGCGACTCGATGTCCGGCGGGGGGGACCAGGACTGGTACGTCCTGGCGAGCCACATCGGGATCTGGAATCCGCTGGGCGCGCCCCAGATGGGCCACATGGGACACATGGACATGGGCGGCGGCCACTTCACACTGCTCAGCTCGCCGCCGCCGCTGGAGGGGTTTGAGCTGATCGACTCAATCGACACGATCGTCGATCAGCAGGCGAACGAGCAGGCCGCGTCGATGGCCGCGCACATGGCCGACCCCTCCAAGCTGCGGGAGCACCTGGCGCTGTTCCAGCTGGTGCGGTACCAGGACGTCACGACCATGGCGGTCCGCAGCGGCAGCTGGTTCGACCCTACGGTCTGGTCGGACGGCGTCGTCCCGGCTGCTGGCGCGCGGGTGCTGGTGCCATTTGGGACACAGCTTGTCGTGGACGGCGTGTCCAAAGCCGACCTGGCCACCGTTCGCGTCGATGGCGAGCTGCGGTACGCCACGGAGGTCGACACCCAGCTCCGCGTGGAAACGATGGTCGTGTCTGCCAGCGGGCGGCTTGTCATTGGCGAGGAGGCGGCCCCCATCAGCGGCGATGCCAGCGCCCGACTGGTGTTCACCGACCCCGGGCCGATCGACGTCAGCGCCGACCCGTTCTCTATCGGGCGAGGGCTGATCACCCACGGGGCCGTGACGATGTTCGGCGATCAGAAGACCTCGTTCGAGCAGACGCACAAGCCCCTCCAGCAGGGCGCCACGCGGATCTTCCTCGACGCCGCCCCGGAGAGCTGGCGGATCGGCGACAAGATCGTCATCGCCGGGACCGAGTTGAACGGTCAGCAGGACGAGGTTCGGGTCATCAAGTACATCGTTTCCAACATCGTCTTTGTCGATGCGCTCGACTACGAGCATGTCGCCCTCGAGCCCACGCTTGGGGTTCATGTGGCGAACCTGTCCCGCAACATCATCATCGAGTCCGAGTCGACGGAAGTCGATCGCCGCGGGCATGTGATGTTCATGCACAACCGCGATGTCGATGTCCACTACGCGGGCTTCTACAACCTGGGACGCACCGACAAGTCGCGGGCGCTCACCGACCCGCAGGTCGACGCCAATTGGAATCAGATCCCCGGCACCGGCGACAACCCCCGGGCACGGTACGCGGTGCACTTCCACCGCAACGGCGTCGTCGCGGACACGCCCCCCGCGGTGGTGCAGGGGAGTGTTGTGGAGGGCAGCCCCGGCTGGGGCTTCGTCAACCACAGCAGCTATGTCGACATCAGCGACAACGTCGCGTACGGCGTCAACGGGGCGGCGTTCGCCACGGAAGAAGGGGACGAGATCGGCAGCTTCCGCGGCAACATCGCGGTGGCGATCACCGGCACCGGGCTCCTGCCCAACGCCCGAGCCAACGTTCAAGACTTCGGTCACAGCGGCGACGGCTTCTGGCTGCAGGGCGCCGGCGTCGCGGTGACGGACAACGTGGTGGCCGGCGCCCAGGGGCACGCCTTCATCTACTACACGCGGGGATTCGAGCGAGGCAGCGGCATCACACGATTCCTCTCCGCAAACCTCGACGACCCCTCGCTGGCCGGCGGCGACGAAACGATCGACGTCCGCTTCGTCCCGATCAAGGAGTTCTCCCGCAACGTGGGTTACGCATCGGGCGCCGGGCTCAAGATCCGCTACCACCTCCGCTTCTCCGAGCACGACGCGACAAGCTTGGTGAGCGACTCGACCTTCTGGAACACCCTCGAGGGAGTGCGGCTGCCGTACAGCGCTCGGGTGATACTAAAAGACATCACGGTAATCGCCGACGACGCCTACAACGCGCACACCGGGGTTGGCGGCAACCGTGTCACGGAAAGCATCACCTACGACAACCTGCGTGTTGAGGGCTACGCCCGCGGCATCTGGATGGCGTCCGCCGGCCAATCGGTGGTGAACGGCGGCCTGTTTAATAACATCTCGAATATTCTTGTCGGCAGCGCGATCAAACCGGGCAGGTCGGTGCTGATCACCGGCGACCCGGTGTTCCTTCACCCGGCTGACTACCCGATCAGCCTGACCGCGAACATCACGATGTGGTTCCACAACGAAGAGTACGCGCCGGCGTTCGACTACTTGTTTAACGACACCACGGTCGTGCTAAACTTTGGCGCCTACAGCAATCGGCGGCTGTACTTCTCAGTGCAGGATCCGGACGCGGTCCCGTTCCCGGCCGCCGCCGACCACATCCCGGCCGAGTACGTCGGGCTCACCAGCCAGCAGCTGTTCGACCGCTACGGGCTGGCGATCGCCGGCCGGATGGCGCCGGACGGGCTGATCTCCGTGAACGGCATTGCTGGATTGTTGTAG
- a CDS encoding efflux RND transporter permease subunit, with protein MSRFFIHRPIFASVISIVIVLAGAVAQRGLPISKFPEISPPTVQVSCSYPGASAKVVAETVAAPIEQEVNGVEDMLYLSSVSADDGSYKLTVTFAIGVDLDMATVLVQNRVAVAEPKLPEDVRRQGITTKKQSTQILQFIALTSPDKSVSALDLSNYATRFIRDELSRIDGVGSVEVMGADEYSMRVWLDPHKLKARELTTEDVLNAIREQNVQVAAGRIGEPPAPEGTAFQYAVNTLGRLKDVEQFENIIIKTADGVRFTRVRDVARVELGSRSYGIDSKFNGDPSTNIAIYQLPGANALEIAAGVHKAMERLSEDFPAGIAYDIPFDTTKFVEASIEEVYSTLFVAVLLVVLVIFIFLQDWRATLIPCAAIPVALIGTFGVMAAIGFSINMLTLFGVVLAIGIVVDDSIVVVENTARWIDEGLSSKEAAVRAMDEMTGPVIATTLVLLAVFVPTAFMGGITGQLYKQFALTISAAVVISTLNALTLSPALCGILLRPSGEVRNPLFRAFNAVFDRVTSVYKAVIGGSVRVVPLTLLVFGVLVAATAVGFGRLPTGFMPTEDQGYAFANIQLPDSASLERTVEVMDRVDAVLKRTPGVRDRVLISGFSILSGSRASNSGMAAIVFEPWADRETKEKTQDAIVGNLRREFAQIKEAFAIAFVPPPIDGLGNATGFQMQLVDRQDVGLEELQNAASEMIAAGNGQNRLTALNTTFRAGVPQLFADVDRDKVKSQNIPLSSVFGTLQAYLGSAYVNDFNRFGRTYQVRVQADQRFRASPEDIAYLDVRNAAGEMAPLGSLVTVSQTLGPQLISRYNLYPTAQINGEPAPGVSSGQALDLMEQMADQTLPPGVGYFWSGMSFQEKQSSGEQYLIFLLAVVFVFLVLAAQYESWVQPAAVIAVVPLAALGVVVMLMARGMDNNTYTQIGVVLLVALASKNAILIVEFAAEQRKKGMSIREAAISASQLRFRAILMTAFSSILGFLPLLISSGAGAASRQAVGNAVVGGMIAATASSLLFVPTFFVVFRGLGEWAGRKPKDKSA; from the coding sequence ATGTCCCGCTTCTTTATCCACCGGCCGATCTTCGCCAGCGTCATCTCGATCGTGATCGTGCTGGCGGGCGCGGTCGCCCAGCGGGGGCTGCCGATCTCGAAGTTCCCGGAGATCTCGCCCCCCACCGTGCAGGTGAGCTGCAGCTACCCCGGCGCCAGCGCGAAGGTTGTCGCCGAGACGGTCGCCGCGCCGATCGAGCAGGAGGTCAACGGCGTCGAGGACATGCTGTACCTGTCGTCGGTCAGCGCCGACGACGGCTCGTACAAGCTGACCGTGACGTTCGCCATCGGCGTCGACCTCGACATGGCGACCGTGCTGGTGCAGAACCGCGTCGCGGTCGCCGAGCCGAAGCTCCCCGAGGACGTCCGCCGCCAGGGCATCACCACCAAGAAGCAGTCGACGCAGATCCTGCAGTTCATTGCGCTCACCTCGCCCGACAAGTCGGTCAGCGCGCTGGACCTGTCGAACTACGCCACCCGCTTCATCCGCGACGAGCTCAGCCGCATCGACGGCGTCGGGTCGGTCGAGGTGATGGGCGCCGACGAGTACAGCATGCGGGTCTGGCTCGACCCGCACAAGCTGAAGGCCCGCGAGCTGACCACCGAGGACGTGCTGAACGCCATCCGCGAGCAGAATGTGCAGGTCGCCGCCGGGCGGATCGGCGAGCCGCCCGCGCCCGAGGGCACCGCCTTCCAGTACGCCGTGAACACGCTCGGCCGGCTGAAGGACGTCGAGCAGTTCGAGAACATCATCATCAAGACCGCCGACGGCGTGCGGTTCACCCGGGTGCGGGACGTCGCGCGGGTGGAGCTCGGCTCGCGGAGCTACGGCATCGACTCCAAGTTCAACGGCGACCCGTCAACCAACATCGCCATCTACCAACTGCCCGGCGCCAACGCGCTGGAGATCGCCGCCGGCGTCCACAAAGCGATGGAGCGACTCTCCGAGGACTTCCCCGCCGGCATCGCCTACGACATCCCATTCGACACCACCAAGTTCGTCGAGGCGTCGATCGAGGAGGTCTACTCCACGCTGTTCGTGGCGGTGCTGCTGGTGGTGCTGGTGATCTTTATCTTCCTGCAGGACTGGCGGGCGACCCTGATCCCGTGCGCGGCGATCCCGGTCGCGCTGATTGGCACGTTCGGCGTGATGGCCGCCATCGGCTTCTCCATCAACATGCTGACGCTGTTCGGCGTGGTGCTGGCGATCGGCATCGTCGTGGACGACTCGATCGTGGTGGTGGAGAACACGGCCCGCTGGATCGACGAGGGACTGTCGTCCAAGGAGGCCGCGGTCCGCGCGATGGACGAGATGACCGGCCCGGTGATCGCCACCACGCTGGTGCTGCTGGCGGTGTTCGTGCCGACCGCGTTCATGGGGGGCATCACCGGGCAGCTCTACAAGCAGTTCGCGCTGACCATCTCGGCCGCGGTGGTGATCAGCACGCTCAACGCCCTGACGCTCAGCCCGGCGCTGTGCGGCATCCTGCTGCGGCCCTCGGGCGAGGTCCGCAACCCGCTGTTCCGCGCCTTCAACGCGGTGTTCGACCGCGTCACGAGCGTCTACAAGGCGGTGATCGGCGGCAGCGTCCGTGTGGTCCCGCTGACGCTGCTGGTGTTCGGCGTGCTGGTGGCGGCCACCGCCGTGGGCTTTGGGCGGCTGCCGACCGGGTTCATGCCGACCGAGGACCAGGGCTACGCGTTCGCCAACATCCAGCTGCCCGACTCGGCCTCGCTCGAGCGGACCGTTGAGGTGATGGACCGCGTCGACGCCGTGCTGAAGCGGACGCCCGGCGTCCGCGACCGCGTGCTGATTTCCGGCTTCTCCATCCTATCGGGCAGCCGGGCTTCGAACTCCGGCATGGCCGCCATCGTGTTCGAGCCGTGGGCCGACCGCGAGACCAAGGAGAAGACTCAGGACGCGATTGTCGGGAACCTGCGGCGGGAGTTCGCGCAGATCAAGGAGGCGTTCGCCATCGCGTTTGTCCCCCCGCCGATCGACGGCCTGGGCAACGCCACCGGATTCCAGATGCAGCTGGTCGACCGGCAGGACGTCGGGCTCGAGGAGCTGCAGAACGCCGCCAGCGAGATGATCGCCGCGGGCAACGGCCAGAACCGGCTCACCGCTCTCAACACCACCTTCCGCGCCGGCGTGCCGCAGCTGTTCGCCGACGTCGACCGCGACAAGGTGAAGTCGCAGAACATCCCGCTCAGCAGCGTGTTCGGTACGCTCCAGGCGTACCTCGGCTCGGCCTACGTGAACGATTTCAACCGCTTCGGCCGCACCTACCAGGTCCGCGTGCAGGCCGACCAGCGGTTCCGCGCCAGCCCCGAGGACATCGCCTACCTGGACGTCCGCAACGCCGCGGGCGAGATGGCGCCGCTCGGCTCGCTGGTCACCGTCAGCCAGACGCTCGGGCCGCAGCTCATCTCCCGGTACAACCTGTACCCCACCGCCCAGATCAACGGCGAGCCGGCGCCGGGCGTCAGCTCGGGCCAGGCGCTCGACCTGATGGAGCAGATGGCCGACCAGACGCTGCCGCCCGGCGTGGGCTACTTCTGGTCCGGCATGTCGTTCCAGGAGAAGCAGTCGTCGGGCGAGCAGTACCTGATCTTCCTGCTGGCGGTGGTGTTTGTGTTCCTGGTGCTCGCAGCGCAGTACGAGAGCTGGGTGCAGCCCGCCGCGGTGATCGCCGTGGTGCCGCTCGCCGCGCTCGGCGTGGTGGTGATGCTGATGGCCCGCGGCATGGACAACAACACCTACACGCAGATCGGCGTGGTGCTGCTGGTAGCGCTCGCCAGCAAGAACGCGATCCTGATCGTCGAGTTCGCCGCCGAGCAGCGTAAGAAGGGGATGAGCATCCGCGAGGCGGCGATCTCCGCGTCGCAGCTCCGCTTCCGGGCGATCCTGATGACCGCCTTCAGCTCGATCCTGGGCTTCCTGCCGCTGCTGATCTCCAGCGGCGCCGGCGCCGCCAGCCGCCAGGCGGTCGGCAACGCCGTGGTCGGCGGCATGATCGCCGCGACCGCGTCGTCGCTGCTGTTTGTGCCCACGTTCTTCGTCGTGTTCCGCGGCCTGGGCGAGTGGGCCGGTCGCAAGCCGAAAGACAAGTCGGCGTAG